In a genomic window of Sulfuricurvum sp.:
- a CDS encoding polysaccharide deacetylase family protein has protein sequence MGQWRTNQIVPVSMGIYINVIANSYGNTKNVALTFDDTPNPENARKLLKILKKYDVQGAFFVNGATINSENIDAIRYTSQEGHLILSHSFDHVNLKELNTNDVDTQLVSNAERIEEVTGHYPKLFRPPYGLSNRNVVDSVNEHGMTMILWSIDSLDWTLKDANTIVQVVIGNVHNGDIILMHCNQMTIDTLPIIIEKLRQRGYMIVRLDELLGIKAYR, from the coding sequence TTGGGACAATGGCGTACGAACCAAATCGTACCTGTTTCAATGGGAATTTATATCAATGTGATCGCTAATAGCTATGGCAATACAAAAAATGTTGCTCTTACATTTGATGACACACCCAATCCAGAAAATGCCAGAAAGCTCTTGAAAATCCTTAAAAAGTATGATGTACAAGGAGCATTTTTTGTGAACGGTGCAACGATAAATAGTGAGAATATCGACGCCATACGGTACACTTCCCAAGAGGGGCATCTGATTTTAAGTCACAGCTTCGATCATGTCAATCTGAAAGAATTGAATACAAATGATGTCGATACACAGCTCGTTAGTAATGCGGAACGTATCGAAGAAGTAACTGGGCATTATCCAAAACTGTTTCGTCCACCCTATGGGTTAAGTAATCGAAATGTCGTTGATAGTGTCAATGAGCATGGTATGACAATGATTTTGTGGTCAATTGATTCTCTTGATTGGACGCTCAAAGATGCCAATACTATAGTGCAAGTCGTCATCGGCAACGTCCATAACGGTGACATCATTTTAATGCATTGTAATCAAATGACCATTGACACGTTGCCTATAATAATAGAAAAATTACGACAAAGAGGATATATGATTGTAAGGCTTGATGAACTGCTTGGTATAAAAGCTTACCGTTAG
- a CDS encoding nucleotidyltransferase family protein — translation MKLVTDSNFAILILAAGTSKRLGFPKQLVKYKGATLLEHAVSTALFISPNVYVVLGYAYEECAKALDRLPVATLYNPNYAEGMGNTIAFGIEQLQNYKHVLIMLCDQPYIPMNHFLAMKDTMMQNPQSIISSYYNDQPGVPAIFPDETFSALALLRGDKGAKTLLSSFHSKYVSIESKYMMDIDSIEDLVKLANGKS, via the coding sequence ATGAAACTAGTAACTGACTCAAATTTCGCTATCTTAATTTTAGCAGCAGGTACGTCTAAGCGCCTTGGATTTCCAAAACAGTTGGTAAAATATAAAGGAGCAACACTCTTAGAACATGCAGTATCTACTGCTCTCTTTATTTCTCCAAATGTTTATGTAGTTTTAGGATATGCGTATGAAGAATGCGCTAAAGCACTTGATAGGTTACCTGTAGCTACTCTATATAACCCTAATTATGCAGAAGGGATGGGAAATACTATAGCGTTTGGTATCGAACAGTTGCAAAATTATAAACATGTCCTTATCATGTTGTGTGATCAACCGTATATTCCAATGAATCATTTTCTTGCAATGAAAGATACAATGATGCAAAATCCGCAATCTATCATTTCTTCATACTATAATGATCAACCAGGCGTTCCAGCGATATTCCCCGATGAAACTTTTTCTGCACTAGCGTTGCTTCGTGGTGACAAAGGTGCGAAGACACTCCTTTCTTCATTTCATAGCAAATACGTCAGTATTGAAAGCAAATATATGATGGATATTGATAGCATAGAAGATTTAGTAAAACTTGCGAATGGTAAAAGTTAG
- a CDS encoding XdhC/CoxI family protein, which yields MFENKKFILFLKECIAQERDVVAITLLDTKGSSYQKIGATMFVDDCGRSIGVVSAGCFEEKMLQCTKEVLASRKGKYVVHDLRIDSDTIECWTQSIGCDGLLKFWLEPFYFDLNYSALGIAFNSALKKEKITIMRSIENTGSYTITSDASSNTWFNEQEKYFKQKISSPYRLLIFGAGPGCDPLVSIADTLGWLTIVADTRPHLLKSVLKADTLHYLDSAEDAHNLLLENKFDAVVIMSHVFNDDKTYIESALLSDVQYIGVLGSKKRTTMLIQALIQNTDRSLDSRLHYPVGLDLGGSSPESIALAICAEIEIKRNNRSSISAH from the coding sequence ATGTTTGAGAACAAGAAGTTTATACTTTTTCTCAAAGAATGTATAGCACAAGAGCGAGATGTTGTCGCCATCACGTTGCTTGATACGAAAGGATCGTCGTATCAAAAAATCGGTGCGACAATGTTTGTAGATGATTGCGGGCGTTCTATCGGAGTTGTAAGTGCTGGTTGCTTTGAGGAAAAAATGCTTCAATGCACAAAAGAAGTCCTTGCTTCGCGAAAAGGAAAATATGTTGTCCATGACCTGAGGATTGATTCAGATACAATCGAGTGTTGGACTCAGAGTATCGGTTGCGATGGATTATTGAAATTTTGGCTCGAACCATTCTATTTCGATCTGAACTATAGTGCATTAGGAATTGCATTCAATAGTGCTCTGAAGAAAGAGAAAATAACAATAATGCGATCTATAGAGAATACGGGTTCTTATACTATAACGTCTGATGCATCGTCTAATACATGGTTCAATGAGCAGGAAAAGTATTTTAAGCAAAAAATTTCTTCGCCGTATCGTCTTTTGATTTTTGGCGCTGGCCCAGGATGTGACCCTCTTGTATCCATTGCTGACACACTCGGATGGTTAACTATTGTGGCAGATACACGTCCACATCTCTTAAAATCTGTGTTGAAAGCAGATACTCTACATTATCTTGATTCAGCTGAGGATGCGCATAACTTGTTGTTAGAAAACAAGTTTGATGCTGTTGTCATTATGAGCCACGTTTTTAATGATGACAAAACCTATATTGAATCGGCACTTTTGTCTGATGTTCAATATATCGGTGTTTTGGGATCAAAAAAACGTACTACTATGTTGATCCAGGCATTAATACAAAACACAGATCGCTCTTTGGATAGTCGACTTCATTATCCTGTTGGGCTCGACCTTGGAGGTTCAAGTCCTGAATCGATAGCACTTGCCATCTGTGCTGAAATCGAAATAAAAAGAAACAACCGTTCGAGTATTTCAGCACATTAA
- a CDS encoding molybdopterin cofactor-binding domain-containing protein → MLWTVISADAAPITALRQQYWLSPRENEMSISRRQFIKNTAIAGSMLVIGFYIPTKARAIQTDEATIQPNAFIEIDNNNNITFIIGQVEMGQGIYTTLAMCIAEELDVKWNDIQFKPASVAPVYESDPNLMITGGSASVQSKQMQMRQIGATVRIMLQDAAAKYWEVPISVIETKESHVINARTGEKLPYGAFVGALSQMNIPTDVMIKPYDKCKLIGKPMKRHPKEAWSKVSGNAVFAIDVRLPNMKYAAVLHATVFGAKIKRFNADKALTRSGVVKVKLIPSGIAVIADKWWIAQEALKDIEIEWDNGLFAKTNTMDMHKEYAAMLITPGASARKDGNTIEAFKQADKIVEAHFDFPFLAHAPMEPLGVTVHHEKEHATIWSSSQSQTWALQAAIDILELDKEKITYETPYIGSAFGRRGVASVDFIKDGLYVAKNEPFPIMTLWSREDDIKGGYYRPMYKNSARLALDKNGKITAFEAKVVGQQILKGTPFEESIENGVEDAQVEGLAYHPYAIASNDIQVHSPVSPIPVVWWRSVGHTHTIPTLEGIIDEAAYAAKKDPITFRLENLDSKRHIAILQDVAEKSGWYSRKKEKGIGYGIAVAESFGSACAQVAMVRITNDSFVVEKVWCSIDCGFAFNPLNVENQMISAINFGIAALKYSEITIQNGMTVQSNYDDYIVSRISDAPEIEVSIVNTGYPVGGIGEPGVPPILAAVPNALFDASGKRYHTMPISLS, encoded by the coding sequence ATGCTATGGACGGTAATATCTGCCGATGCGGCACCTATAACCGCATTAAGGCAGCAATATTGGCTGTCTCCCAGGGAGAATGAAATGTCTATTTCAAGACGTCAATTCATTAAAAATACAGCTATTGCCGGAAGTATGCTTGTTATTGGATTTTACATACCTACAAAAGCGCGTGCTATACAGACTGACGAAGCAACAATTCAGCCTAATGCGTTTATTGAAATTGATAACAACAACAACATTACCTTTATTATCGGACAAGTGGAAATGGGGCAGGGTATCTACACGACACTGGCAATGTGTATTGCAGAAGAACTGGATGTGAAATGGAACGATATTCAATTCAAACCTGCAAGTGTAGCACCAGTATATGAAAGTGATCCGAATTTAATGATTACCGGTGGATCAGCATCCGTGCAAAGTAAACAAATGCAGATGCGCCAGATCGGTGCAACCGTACGTATAATGCTGCAGGATGCAGCTGCTAAATACTGGGAAGTTCCAATTTCTGTTATCGAAACCAAAGAAAGTCATGTCATTAATGCAAGGACGGGAGAAAAGCTTCCGTACGGGGCTTTTGTTGGAGCATTGTCACAGATGAATATACCGACTGATGTAATGATAAAACCCTATGACAAGTGTAAACTGATTGGCAAACCGATGAAAAGACATCCCAAGGAAGCGTGGAGCAAAGTCAGTGGAAATGCTGTGTTTGCCATTGATGTTCGTTTACCGAATATGAAGTACGCTGCAGTATTACACGCTACCGTGTTCGGAGCAAAAATAAAACGGTTTAATGCTGACAAAGCACTTACGCGAAGCGGTGTTGTCAAAGTGAAACTGATCCCTAGCGGTATAGCCGTCATCGCTGACAAATGGTGGATTGCACAAGAAGCGCTCAAAGACATTGAAATTGAGTGGGATAACGGGTTATTTGCAAAAACAAACACTATGGATATGCATAAAGAATATGCTGCCATGTTGATAACTCCTGGAGCTTCAGCACGCAAAGACGGAAATACGATAGAAGCATTCAAACAAGCAGACAAAATCGTTGAGGCTCACTTTGACTTTCCATTTCTTGCACATGCTCCCATGGAGCCGCTCGGCGTAACCGTCCATCATGAAAAAGAGCATGCAACAATCTGGTCTAGTTCACAGTCGCAGACATGGGCACTTCAGGCAGCAATTGATATTCTAGAACTTGACAAGGAAAAAATCACCTATGAAACACCCTATATCGGCAGTGCATTTGGCCGACGAGGTGTGGCTAGCGTGGATTTCATTAAAGATGGCCTGTATGTTGCTAAAAATGAGCCGTTTCCCATCATGACACTTTGGAGCCGTGAAGATGACATCAAAGGTGGATACTACCGGCCCATGTACAAAAATAGTGCCCGCCTCGCACTGGATAAAAATGGCAAAATTACTGCATTTGAAGCCAAGGTCGTAGGGCAGCAGATATTAAAAGGGACACCGTTCGAGGAATCGATTGAAAATGGGGTTGAAGATGCACAGGTAGAAGGTTTGGCCTATCATCCGTACGCGATCGCAAGTAATGACATCCAAGTACATTCTCCTGTGTCACCGATCCCAGTTGTATGGTGGCGTTCCGTTGGTCATACTCATACGATTCCCACCTTAGAAGGTATCATAGATGAAGCTGCATATGCAGCAAAAAAAGACCCAATAACTTTCCGACTCGAGAATCTCGATAGTAAAAGACATATTGCCATTTTGCAAGATGTAGCAGAGAAGTCAGGGTGGTACAGCCGTAAAAAAGAGAAAGGCATTGGATATGGTATTGCAGTCGCCGAATCATTCGGGAGTGCATGCGCCCAAGTAGCAATGGTCCGTATTACAAATGACAGTTTTGTCGTAGAGAAAGTATGGTGTAGTATTGACTGCGGTTTTGCTTTCAACCCGCTCAATGTCGAAAATCAAATGATCAGCGCAATAAATTTCGGTATAGCCGCACTAAAATATAGTGAAATCACGATCCAAAACGGCATGACCGTACAAAGCAATTATGATGATTACATCGTCTCCAGAATCTCTGATGCACCGGAAATTGAAGTCAGTATTGTCAATACTGGCTATCCCGTGGGAGGTATTGGAGAGCCTGGGGTTCCACCTATTCTAGCGGCGGTCCCAAATGCACTGTTTGATGCATCCGGGAAACGCTATCACACCATGCCAATAAGCCTGAGTTAG
- a CDS encoding (2Fe-2S)-binding protein encodes MAIQLKIDDRTYSVDADPDTPLLWILRDYLNLTGTKFGCGVAQCGTCTVLMDGSAIRSCVTPLSSIGNAEITTIQNQTDPLLKKVQEAWIDNDVIQCGYCQPGQIMNAVGLLKSNPHPSEEEIINAMDGNICRCGTYNRIKAAILAVSQGE; translated from the coding sequence ATGGCTATACAGCTCAAAATTGACGATAGAACATACTCGGTAGATGCCGATCCAGATACTCCATTGCTTTGGATTCTTCGGGACTATCTCAACCTAACAGGCACAAAATTTGGGTGTGGCGTGGCACAATGTGGCACATGTACAGTATTAATGGACGGGTCTGCAATACGAAGCTGTGTTACACCCCTAAGTTCAATAGGGAATGCAGAAATCACTACTATCCAGAATCAGACTGATCCACTTCTTAAAAAAGTTCAAGAGGCGTGGATCGATAATGATGTCATTCAATGTGGTTACTGCCAACCTGGGCAAATCATGAATGCAGTTGGGCTATTGAAATCAAATCCACACCCCTCTGAAGAAGAGATTATCAATGCTATGGACGGTAATATCTGCCGATGCGGCACCTATAACCGCATTAAGGCAGCAATATTGGCTGTCTCCCAGGGAGAATGA
- a CDS encoding response regulator, whose amino-acid sequence MSSNVDLIQLTEQTKKLTAMVVEDEVVANDLLSSTFKNFFADVTSAYNGAEALRMYEKVNPDIVFVDIIMPEIDGIELARRIRSINPSQIIIVISASNDIQKISESIEVGVNSFIQKPIDTKKILEMLQNITSLVSKRKKIETKTFSISLPLDVYELVDDNAKAESISKNAVIIRALRSFYND is encoded by the coding sequence ATGTCATCTAATGTCGATTTGATCCAACTTACTGAACAAACGAAAAAACTTACTGCAATGGTTGTTGAAGACGAAGTTGTAGCCAATGATCTTTTGAGCTCAACATTCAAAAACTTTTTTGCTGATGTAACTTCAGCTTACAATGGTGCCGAAGCATTACGTATGTACGAAAAAGTAAATCCGGATATCGTATTCGTTGATATCATTATGCCGGAAATCGACGGTATTGAGCTTGCTCGCCGTATCCGTTCAATCAACCCGTCGCAAATCATTATCGTTATTTCTGCAAGTAACGATATCCAAAAAATCTCTGAATCAATCGAAGTCGGAGTTAACAGCTTCATCCAAAAACCGATTGATACGAAAAAAATCCTTGAGATGCTTCAAAACATCACAAGTTTGGTATCAAAACGCAAAAAAATCGAAACGAAAACATTCTCTATCTCTTTACCGTTGGATGTTTATGAATTGGTTGACGATAACGCAAAAGCAGAGAGTATCTCTAAAAATGCCGTTATTATCCGCGCACTTCGCTCATTCTATAACGACTAA
- a CDS encoding sodium ion-translocating decarboxylase subunit beta: protein MKKVLFSLLLMFTISLSSMASDTSADTAVQITTDTTVSAEAPHKSTYREETYQPMDFKDMMINFYHTTGINALIHPKEGVVTSQGKPMSAFHQTWGRVIMFGVTFLLFYLAIAKGFEPLLLLPIAFGGLLANVPIANIAGPHGLLGIIYNMGIANELFPLLIFMGVGAMTDFGPLLANPRTALLGGAAQFGIFGTLVGAYALSQFTPWFDFTLQQSAAISIIGGADGPTSIFIATSLAPELLGAIAVASYSYMALVPIIQPPIMRALTTPEERKIRMRTLRHVSRLEKLLFPLLVFSMIILLLPDAAPLVGAFALGNYFKESGVVDRLSDTMQHALINIVTIFLGLGVGSKLASDQFLVIDTLAILVLGLVAFSVGTAAGVLMAKVMNMFSDEKINPLIGSAGVSAVPMAARVSHKEGTKDDPTNMLLMHAMGPNVAGVIGSAIAAGVMIALFK, encoded by the coding sequence ATGAAAAAAGTTCTCTTTTCTCTTCTATTGATGTTCACAATCTCTTTGTCAAGTATGGCCTCAGATACATCCGCTGATACCGCTGTACAAATAACAACAGATACAACTGTTTCTGCCGAAGCACCGCATAAGTCAACCTATCGCGAAGAAACATATCAACCGATGGACTTTAAAGATATGATGATCAATTTTTATCATACCACAGGTATTAATGCGTTGATCCATCCTAAAGAAGGGGTCGTAACCTCTCAGGGAAAACCGATGTCCGCCTTTCACCAGACTTGGGGACGTGTCATTATGTTCGGTGTAACATTTCTCCTCTTTTATTTGGCAATTGCAAAAGGGTTTGAACCGTTATTACTTCTTCCTATTGCATTCGGCGGATTATTGGCAAATGTTCCTATCGCAAATATTGCCGGGCCTCATGGGCTCTTGGGGATAATTTATAATATGGGGATTGCGAATGAGCTTTTTCCTCTACTTATCTTTATGGGTGTCGGAGCGATGACCGATTTCGGACCGCTGCTTGCTAACCCGAGAACTGCACTTTTGGGTGGAGCGGCACAATTTGGAATTTTCGGAACCTTGGTCGGTGCCTATGCACTGAGTCAGTTTACACCGTGGTTTGATTTTACGTTACAGCAATCCGCGGCAATCAGTATCATAGGCGGGGCGGACGGTCCGACATCGATTTTTATTGCTACGTCTTTGGCACCGGAACTTTTAGGTGCGATTGCGGTTGCTTCATATTCTTATATGGCCTTGGTACCGATTATCCAGCCTCCGATTATGAGAGCGTTGACCACGCCGGAAGAACGCAAAATCCGTATGCGAACACTGCGTCATGTCAGTCGTTTGGAAAAACTTCTATTTCCTCTACTGGTTTTTTCAATGATTATTCTGTTGCTTCCGGATGCAGCTCCTTTGGTCGGTGCCTTTGCATTAGGCAATTATTTTAAAGAATCGGGTGTAGTCGATCGTTTGAGTGATACGATGCAACATGCGTTGATTAATATCGTAACGATCTTTTTGGGGCTCGGTGTCGGCTCTAAACTTGCATCCGATCAATTTCTAGTCATTGATACGTTGGCGATATTGGTATTAGGACTGGTTGCATTCTCTGTAGGGACTGCGGCTGGAGTTCTCATGGCTAAAGTTATGAATATGTTTAGTGATGAAAAAATCAACCCGCTTATCGGGTCCGCAGGTGTATCAGCAGTACCTATGGCTGCACGTGTATCGCATAAAGAGGGGACGAAAGACGATCCTACCAATATGCTGTTAATGCATGCGATGGGACCAAATGTCGCCGGTGTTATCGGTTCTGCGATTGCTGCAGGGGTAATGATCGCTCTCTTCAAATAA
- a CDS encoding OadG family transporter subunit, with translation MFFESIKIMFLGMGTVFLFLTTMVYMTKIMSKLILRYFPEASKTPASASQSIAPTQKINENAKIAAILAALQHHHALEQEGKI, from the coding sequence ATGTTTTTTGAAAGCATAAAAATAATGTTTTTAGGAATGGGAACCGTTTTCCTATTCTTAACAACTATGGTGTATATGACAAAAATTATGTCTAAGCTTATTCTCCGTTATTTTCCGGAGGCTTCAAAAACCCCTGCGTCGGCATCACAATCGATTGCACCTACTCAGAAAATAAATGAAAATGCAAAAATTGCCGCTATTTTAGCTGCGCTGCAACATCATCATGCGTTAGAACAAGAAGGGAAAATTTAA
- the nhaD gene encoding sodium:proton antiporter NhaD, giving the protein MTIPGAETGVINLANHPFGWFLLAIFIVGYYFIAAEEKYHIDKAKPALFIGTLMFVLIGIYYVSVGADMTPFEHEVDHMILEIAEIFFFLFVAMTYIEALIERGVFNALRAKLITKGYSYRELFWITGALAFFISPVADNLTTALILSTVLLTIDNKTKDFLVPSAINVVVAANAGGAWSPFGDITTLMVWAAEKGSFIDFLYLFPAAFIGWLITAALLVRYVPDFDPNNDGDPEAASKIEILKGGRVIIAFGALTIALAVIGKQVIQLPPMWGMLFGLAILQLYMFFLKKKHKIDVSIYDAMSKIENNTLLFFFGILAAVGALHFTGFLAYAAQLFEMFDPTIVNIGVGFLSAIVDNVPVMSAVLKANPDINLAQWMLVTMTAGIGGSLISFGSAAGVGVMGKMHGIYTFSSHLKLAWTVLVGYIASLAVWYFQFIYLGWY; this is encoded by the coding sequence ATGACTATACCAGGTGCAGAAACAGGTGTGATTAACCTAGCAAACCATCCGTTTGGATGGTTTCTCTTAGCTATTTTTATAGTGGGATACTATTTTATTGCTGCTGAAGAGAAATATCATATCGACAAAGCAAAGCCTGCATTATTTATCGGAACACTGATGTTCGTTTTAATCGGGATTTATTATGTGAGCGTCGGAGCTGATATGACTCCGTTTGAACATGAAGTTGATCATATGATTTTGGAAATTGCTGAAATTTTCTTTTTCTTGTTTGTTGCTATGACTTATATTGAGGCTTTGATAGAGCGTGGAGTTTTCAATGCTTTACGTGCAAAGCTGATTACAAAAGGGTACAGTTACCGTGAACTTTTTTGGATTACCGGGGCCTTGGCATTTTTTATCTCACCTGTTGCGGATAACCTTACTACGGCATTAATTCTTTCTACAGTATTGCTGACAATCGATAATAAAACCAAAGATTTTTTGGTTCCGAGTGCGATCAACGTTGTCGTTGCTGCCAACGCTGGTGGTGCGTGGAGCCCGTTTGGTGACATTACTACATTGATGGTATGGGCGGCAGAAAAAGGTTCATTCATTGATTTTCTTTATCTTTTTCCGGCAGCATTTATCGGATGGTTGATTACGGCAGCTTTACTTGTCCGCTATGTTCCTGATTTTGATCCTAATAACGACGGGGATCCGGAAGCGGCATCAAAGATCGAAATTCTCAAAGGGGGAAGAGTTATTATTGCTTTTGGTGCTTTGACAATTGCCTTGGCTGTTATCGGCAAACAGGTCATTCAGCTTCCGCCGATGTGGGGAATGTTATTCGGGCTGGCAATCTTACAGCTGTATATGTTCTTTCTCAAGAAAAAGCATAAAATCGATGTCAGTATCTATGACGCAATGAGTAAAATCGAGAATAATACGCTTCTCTTTTTCTTCGGTATCCTTGCAGCGGTAGGAGCTCTTCATTTTACCGGTTTCTTGGCGTATGCGGCACAATTATTTGAAATGTTTGACCCGACGATCGTGAACATCGGTGTCGGATTCCTTTCCGCTATTGTTGATAATGTTCCTGTTATGTCAGCAGTTTTAAAAGCAAACCCGGATATTAATCTTGCTCAATGGATGTTAGTGACTATGACCGCCGGTATCGGCGGATCATTGATTAGTTTCGGAAGCGCTGCCGGAGTAGGGGTGATGGGGAAAATGCATGGTATTTATACTTTTTCATCGCATTTAAAATTGGCATGGACGGTACTTGTCGGATATATTGCTTCTCTTGCGGTGTGGTATTTCCAATTTATTTATTTGGGATGGTATTAA
- a CDS encoding TrkH family potassium uptake protein: MILIGALLLSLPFAHNGELRFMDALFTSTSAVCVTGLIVKDTPVDFTSFGHLVILLLIQIGGLGYMTAVTFMAVMRRQKIGHRDRLILQESLNYPGMDGLVRFLKIVFSTIFTIELIGMVVLTLRFWVDMPLDRAAWFGIFHAVSAFNNAGFSLFSDNMMSYRDDFVINITIPVLIILGGLGYLVLLELYHYHRGRVLRLSTHTKLVLIMTLILIILGMAILLSLEWNNPNSFGNMSTYQKILAAWFASVNYRTAGFNTIDFSTLTDSNLFFGTFFMMTGGSPGGTAGGIKTTAVALALIGVWYTMRGDTRVHIYRRSISPYQINKAYAIIFVASIYVVVSTIILSEVERLPFLRILFETTSAFGTVGVSTGNGGVLSYSALFSDWGKLNIIILMLMGRVGVFAFTIVIVGKAAESRIKYAEGKVII; this comes from the coding sequence TTGATTCTGATCGGAGCCCTATTACTCTCGCTTCCTTTCGCACACAATGGCGAGTTGAGGTTTATGGATGCCTTATTTACCTCCACGTCTGCAGTTTGTGTAACCGGGCTTATCGTTAAGGATACTCCTGTAGATTTCACTTCATTCGGACATTTGGTCATTCTTCTTTTAATACAGATTGGTGGTTTAGGTTATATGACTGCTGTTACTTTTATGGCTGTCATGCGTCGGCAAAAGATCGGTCATCGTGACCGTTTGATATTACAGGAATCGCTTAATTACCCTGGTATGGATGGATTGGTACGATTTTTAAAAATTGTATTTTCCACGATTTTCACTATCGAACTCATCGGTATGGTCGTCTTGACACTGCGATTTTGGGTTGATATGCCATTGGACCGTGCAGCCTGGTTCGGAATATTTCATGCGGTTTCAGCTTTTAATAATGCCGGTTTTTCTCTCTTCAGCGATAATATGATGAGTTATCGAGATGATTTTGTTATCAACATTACCATACCTGTTTTAATTATCCTCGGCGGTCTAGGATATTTGGTCCTTCTTGAACTCTATCATTATCATCGAGGTCGTGTACTAAGACTTTCAACGCACACAAAACTCGTTTTAATCATGACTTTGATATTGATCATTCTAGGTATGGCTATACTCCTCTCTTTGGAATGGAATAATCCTAATTCGTTTGGGAATATGAGTACTTACCAAAAAATTTTAGCCGCATGGTTTGCTTCAGTAAACTATCGGACAGCCGGTTTTAATACCATTGATTTTTCCACACTGACCGACTCTAATCTTTTCTTCGGTACGTTTTTTATGATGACCGGAGGTAGCCCCGGGGGAACTGCAGGCGGTATCAAAACGACTGCTGTGGCACTGGCACTTATCGGTGTTTGGTATACGATGCGCGGTGATACACGCGTTCATATATATCGACGTTCAATTTCACCGTATCAAATCAACAAAGCGTATGCCATTATTTTTGTTGCATCCATCTATGTCGTCGTTTCGACTATCATCTTAAGTGAAGTTGAGCGTCTGCCATTTTTACGAATTTTATTTGAAACAACTTCCGCATTCGGTACGGTTGGTGTATCGACAGGTAATGGCGGTGTACTAAGTTATAGTGCCCTGTTTAGCGATTGGGGGAAACTCAATATCATTATTTTGATGCTTATGGGGCGGGTTGGAGTATTTGCTTTTACTATTGTAATCGTCGGAAAAGCAGCGGAAAGCCGCATTAAATATGCAGAAGGAAAGGTAATTATTTAA
- a CDS encoding TrkA family potassium uptake protein — protein sequence MNTYAVLGLGKFGFHVAKGLAQQGVNVIAADLDEEQVRDINEFVQDAIILDSTDMRALREAGIGNVDVAVVSIGENIEASILTVMALKELGVETVIAKAITTVHGQILSKLGAAKVIYPEMESAKKIVKKMVANMHYETIDLSITMKIAKLTVPSFWVGISILSPIFENEFEVKPIAYKHQGVWYTSFENDDILEKGDILLVLGNSSHIEALSKKV from the coding sequence ATGAATACATATGCCGTATTAGGTTTGGGGAAATTTGGATTTCATGTTGCAAAAGGATTGGCTCAGCAAGGTGTCAATGTCATAGCAGCTGATTTAGATGAGGAACAGGTACGCGATATTAATGAATTTGTTCAAGACGCTATCATTCTCGATTCAACCGACATGCGAGCATTACGCGAAGCAGGAATCGGGAATGTCGATGTTGCCGTAGTAAGTATTGGTGAAAATATCGAGGCAAGTATCCTTACTGTTATGGCACTTAAAGAGCTCGGCGTAGAGACGGTTATTGCCAAAGCGATTACAACCGTACACGGTCAAATTCTCTCCAAGCTCGGTGCGGCTAAAGTTATCTATCCGGAAATGGAATCCGCTAAAAAGATTGTCAAAAAAATGGTTGCAAATATGCATTATGAGACCATTGATCTTTCCATCACGATGAAAATTGCTAAACTGACCGTTCCGTCATTTTGGGTTGGTATCTCAATCCTCTCTCCGATTTTTGAAAATGAATTTGAAGTAAAACCGATCGCCTATAAACACCAGGGTGTATGGTACACCTCGTTTGAAAATGACGATATATTGGAAAAGGGTGATATACTCCTCGTTTTAGGCAATAGTTCGCACATCGAAGCTCTCAGCAAAAAGGTATGA